AAGTGTGTCCTGTTCCTCCACCTTGTGAATGCCCCCACCTTGTGACACCTTGGAGTGTGCTCCACATGTTATGAGCACCTGGGAGTGTGTCCTCAAATGCCTTTGTCTACCCTCTGCTCTAAAGTTAACCGATATAGGTGTGTACGGTGTGTATGTGCATGCTATCTTAAAAGAACTTTGTCATAGGAAGATTGTTGCTAGTAGTTACATTTGAACACCATGTATTAATGTGACCTCCCCTCTGGTTACCCTAGCTTTGATGTGTTTACCCTCAGATACCCTGTGGTCTTGTCCTTATGTGTTTCACATTGCATGTATGCCTGCATATCTAAGACTAGTTTAACTTCCCTCTTTGACTGCCGTTTGTAAAATATGAGTTAATTTGGTTACCTGTTAATCTGTGATGTTGATCAAAAGTGATGTAATTCCCAAAGCATGATGGGACACGATGCTTCTAAGCATGGCAATTAATctgctctctctttttctccttttctccctCTTTCACCCACTGTGTCTCTCTTGCGCTTTTCCTATCCATCATGATCATGTTGTCACCTCTACATCTTTCTCTACATGATTTCTCGCTTACCTGTGTCACTAACCACTGTTTCTATCTCTTTATCTTTACCACTTACTTCTGTCTTCTGCTTCATATTTATGTTACCGTTACAATATCTGGCTCCTCGTACCCCTTTTCTCTCTTATACTCACCCCTACATAATAATTATCACATTTTACTCCACCATTGCTTTCCCCATTTCGTCTGCCTTTGTTTCATTTGCATTCCCTTTTCACGTCTGTTCTTGACACGCACTCCCTCCAAAACCCCTACTGTGGGCAGTTTTGATGCTGTCTACTCCCCCTGTAGTGCCTGGTTTCTGCTGCACGGTTGGGGTGGACTGGAAGTCTCTTACCACCCCTGCCTGCCTGCCACTCACAACAGACTACTTCCCGGATAGACTGAGCCTACAGAATGACTACACCGAAGGGTGCTACGATCTGCTGCCAGAGGCTGATTTAGACAGGTGCGAAATTTACGGTTAAGCGTGGGGAAAGTTAAGATGGGGGTTTGAAGGACAATGGGGTTTCTAATCcttttgaaagcaaatatacaaCGAATATGAGCAGATGATACATTGCCCAGTTATGTTTATGATGGAAGTGGGGAAGTCTGCTAAAGACACAGAGATTGTAGGTTCCGTaaaatgtgtttacattttaagaatAAAGGACAGTGTTGTTGGAGGCAGAAAGAGCAAGTCAGCTCTGCCTGTTCAGAGGATATATCTTGTGCGAAGAACACAAATTCTAAAGATATCATTCTAGAACCTTTACTAATGGGCTGCAGAGTATTTCTTTGAATCTCACCGATGTGTACAGCTTTACAACATGATGCATTGCGTCCTTCTCCGGTGCCCAGGAATAAGCAAGTTGTGTCACAAGAAAGGACAAGGGTCTACATAAGTCTTGTAGTGCACGAGATGTCAATGTCACATTCATTCTTAGAGGTCTCTTATTGCACAGGCGCGAAGAGGGTGGTACACCGATGACTGCCCAACAGGTTTTTGAAGAGTTTATTTGCCAACGTCTCATGCAAGGTTACCAGATCATTGTTCAGCCAAAACACCAAAAGTCAAGCACGGCTGCCCCGCCACCCCTCAGCAGCAGCCCTCTCTACAGAAGAGGTAGTGCCTCTCTGAGTCTTCTCTGTTCATCGTTTAGAGTGTATACAGGATGCCTCTGAACAGATTTTAttctatgctttttttattgtcaGGGTTGGTTTCACGTAACCGCCATGAAGAGGAAAACCAGTACTGGCTGAGCATGGGGAGAACGTTCCACAAAGTAACCTGCAAGGACAAGATCATTACAGTTACCAGATACCTGCCAAAGTATAAACCCCTGGTCACTGAAAAGAATAGGCATTTCTGCGAGGGAGGGATGTTTGGAGACGTGGGAAATAGGAATGATACTGGAGAAAGATTTGTCTTGCTGTAGTTTGTAGAATTGTGTGGTAGAGCATGATTGGCCAGTAAGTATGGTTTCTTTGCGTGAAGAGCTGGGTAGGCTTGTGAATACTTAATTGTATAAGGTAGCTAAATTGTAGATTGTGTGGATTTTATATTCActattttcttctttgtttacaAGGTATCCATATGAATCTGCCCAGATTAGCTATACATACAACCTGTGCCCTTCACACTCTGCCTGTGACTTTGTGTCCAGCTGGGTGGAATATTCCCATGAACGTCTGGAGGATTACAAGTGGAATTACCTGGATCAGTACATTTGCTCTGCTGGCTCAGAAGATTTCAGGTGGGAATAATGCGGTGACGTGTGGGCTCGCAGAATATCATAATATATTATGCCAGTCCTTCCTGTAGTATTGGCGCTCAAAGGGCATATTATCCTCTGTGACTTTTGCTTCTGTAGTCTCATTGAGTCCCTGAAGTTCTGGCGAACACGGTTCCTCCTTCTGCCGTCCTGTGTGGGGCCAACCAAGCGCATCACTGAGGGGGAACAAAGATGTGACCTGTATGGAGACAGACCACGCTCTGAGCAAGAAGAGGGGCAGCTTTTAGATGGCTTTCTTCGATTTGTGGAGGGATTAAACCGTATCCGTCGGCGTCACAGATCTGACCGTATGATCAGGGTACAGATTCTTGGTCACTATTAGACCTACTATTAAAAAAGAATCTTGTAATGCTCTTATTACATGGTTGCTCCATTCTCTAGAAAGGTGCAGGTATGAAGGGAATGCAGCTTCCGTCTCACCCACCAGAGCCTGCCGGGCCCCCTATTGGAAAGAAAGGAACCTCTGCGCTCTCAGCTTTGTTAGAAATGGAGGCCAATCAAAAGTAAGAGGTTAACTTTCTTACAGAACCCCTTTCACCCTTCCAATTGGTAGTGCTTGATGCAGATGTGGCTCTTTGTTAATGTATTTTCAGGAGTCTGGGAGAGCAGCAAGCTCTTGTTCATACTGGGAAGGTGTCTTCTCAGGTACTAGACCCCGTTGTCACACCAACCTATGTGGATAGTCCTCGTAAGGTAAGGGATTGCTGGCTGTGTCTAATTTGAATCCTGCAAGCTTTGGAAACTGTCTTTGCCTCTCTTCAATCTTGTGCCTGCACTGTCGCTTCCCTCAGGATTCTGCCTTCTTTATGGAGTCTATCCGTAGCCCCCGCACAGCACCCACCTTCAATCCGCAGGTAGGAATCTGCAGAAGCACTTGCTGGAATATTTAGGCAAAGTGCAAAAGACTGTGTCCGTAGCTCACTTGTTACTTTCTTGAAGCTATTATTTTGTCTTCCCATGTAGACAGATTAGATagaatatatttcaaaatgtgCGCATAACTCTCCTTCTGTTTCTTGCTTTGTTGGATCTGCCTTCGTCCGTCCAAAATAATCTCATGTTACGTGTCATGTCGTTTCCCATTATCAATGCATCATTTTGTCCTGCACGCTTCTGAATTTTTAATAGGAAATTCgctttcagtaaaaaaaaattccattacaatttaggtaacaaaaaaaccccaatataatCTCCTGTGTATGGTAGTGATAAAAAAGTAAGCGATAATGTATTTTGGTACGAATGCAAGATGCTCAGACAGCCAGTCACTTTGGTAATTGTGGTGTAGAGAGACGAGGCGTATCCTTAGTGAGAGAGAGTCCGTTAATGGATTTCACAGTCGTACACAGATTTGCATCTTTTGTGGTTTAGATGTTTCAAGTTAAATGTACCGACCCCGGAATTTCTGGTGCCATTTCAGTAGACATAGACTTAAACTAGTGGGGTCATTTCTCCATGAGAGAATAACTGACCGTTATAGGACTATGGAATAGAATTAAGAGTAATGGAACTACTGAAAGTGTCCTTAACAACTCATCAGAGCTCAAGAATGTGTAATGCTAGCGATTTGTTTAAAGAGCTTAGCAGTTTTGAGGACAGCTTTACTTATATTATCTTTGTTTACCATTGGTCATGCGTAGACCCCAGGTCAGGTAGTTACACTTATTGGCGTTTCCCTTTTGTATCTTTTGTAACATTTGTATCTAATGCAGGTTGAATATGTGACCAAAGTATTGCCGACATAGTTTATTATCAGGTTAAGACAAAACTGcagaacaatttcacatactGGTGTAATGTGTTTACTTATTTTGGCAATTTCCAATATGGGCACTGGTTTCGCAAACCAAGGACCACTATTCTTCCTCCCAATAGCTCTTATTTCTTCTGCATCTCATTAGAAATAAATCTGTACACCTGTCAATACATTGCTTTTAACTTCATCTGTAAAATACAAAAGCAAAAGTCATCATAAACAGATTATTTGAAATTATTGTATATGCATAGTTATAAATGTGTATACAATATTCGGAATATACTCGAAgtgtttgcatatatagtgcatgcacaagttatatatgtgctagttgtgtgtgtgcataaaaGTTGAGTTTCTGCAGTATTTGActtctgtctctttaacccatgcTATCTTTAGATCTCTATTGACCAAGGGGTTTTCCTCTTTTCTGATGGAAACAATGTTCTTTCAAACACAACCACACCTGAGAGGTCACAAAGCCAAGTGGGAAATACAGGAGAGCAGTCGTCTTTCTCCGTGGAGCCCAGGTACCAGAAAAACTAGACAGTCTTTGTCTGTCCATATTATGTTGGgcttatatatagaatatattttttattatctgctATCTTTCAGTGTGTCACAGATGTCTGGTGGACCAAGCACTCTGCCTTCCAATGCCACCATGAGTGACATTCTAGAGGCTATGAAACACCCAACGTAAGCAATTTAGGAACTAGTAATGACAAAATGCTAACACGCTGGGTGGGAATACTCCTACAACATGGTTGAGATGTACAATCTAGGTGACATAAGTGACAGTAGTCTGTGAGAGCATTGGGCAAAACTTTTGTGTGTGGTGGGAGTGGGGTAGCTGCTGTGGGTTGGTGCTTCCTGCAGTTCCATTGTTCAGCTATTACCTGAATGCAGTAGACATCCACAGTATAAGATCATTGATTATGGAGGGCGTTGTGTGATGTTGTTGCTCTGTGTGCAGTACAGGTATTCCACTACTGTCAGAACAAAAGGGTCTCCCTCCGTGCTGCTTTATCAGTGCTGAGGTTGTTCATTGGCTGGTTAACAATATTACCTGGGTGCAGAGTCAAGGAATGGCTATGGACATCATGCAGGTAAGAGGTTTTCCTGAAACATTGCCCATAAACATTATGCATTTGACGTTATCTTACACCTCCATCTTCTATGTGTATTACAGAAGATGCTGGAAGAGCAGTATATCACACATGCTTCAGGGGAAACACTCAGGACCTTCATCTATGGTTTTTACTTATACAAGATCCCACCTGAGAGGGAACCAGAACGAGGTGAGAGTAGAGTGGATTGTGTCAGGAAGCATAATTGGCAAATAGTTGCCTGAttattgtatatttgtgtagattataaataatatgcatACCAATGCTTTATTTTCCTCCAATAGCAACAAGTCTGACACAACCGAGCCCGTGGCACTCCTTTGCCATGGAGGATTTCACAGCTTTTCAGAGGAAGTGGTTTGAGGTGGCACTAGTTGAAGAGGAGCTCCTACATTCAGAGATCCCACCATTTCTCCTGCCTTGGTTGCCCAGTCGCCCAGCCTCTTATGCAAGTAGGCACAGCTCCTTCAGCCGCAGCTTCGGAGGAAGGAGCCAAGCCGCAGCTCTGCTAGGTAGCTGCCCAGCAATGGGCAGGAGAGCTGATGGAGAGCCGGTTCCAAGAGAATGATCTCCCGTGGACCTCCGATCCCTTTTTTATGTCATCATTTTTACATGGATACGTTTATAGATATCATATATCCCTCCTCCCAGGATAGACTAATTATATCTAGTAGTAGCTATCATAAGCACTGACCATTTATAAACTCACACAATTCCCTTTCTTTAAAACCTTATTTACCAAAATGATTATGCTTGAAAAATAAGTGACTAGCGTCACTTAGCTAAAGGAGGGTTATAGGTTGTGATATTGCTGTATATATAGTGATTTAGAGTGCTGCTTTAAATCTGAGTCTCACAGGAATATAGTTATTAAGGTGATTCTTTACATGGCACCTATTTTTTCGCTATAACTATCCATACACTTAGCCGCCTAAAATCAATGACATCACTGTGTCCATGTGACATCATTATTTCTTCTCTTGGCTTTCACATGTTGCAGTGTGTCTCCAACAGCTCTCCCCCTGCTGGTTATCATGTAACTTGCATGCAAAAACTCCCAAACCGAGCCTTTTTAACATGCTCTGTCTCATCCATCCCAGCATCTTCCTTACTGGGTCTTCTAATGTGCATGAGAAGCTAGTGGATGTCTCTTTTCTGTTACTCCATATCGGTGTTCCTGATTACAATACCTTGGGTCTCACATGGGTTTTACCTAAAGTGATGTGGAATCCTCAGATTTTTGCATGCATATAGCGAGTGGATGGTAATGGTGCTTCATACAACATTTTGTAATTCCAAAGATCTCCCTTCCTCTGGATGTCTATCATATGGTTGAGTGATAATCACCTTCTCTGTGTCTGAcgtgttgtttttatttctgcctCATGTGTCTGCATTCTTGATAGCTGCCACTGTTCCAGAGCAAAGAACAGTCACCCTAGATGTGGATGTTAATAATCGTACAGACCGGCTAGAATGGTGCAGCTGCTACTATCACGGAAATTTCTCCCTGACTGCTGCCTTCGAGATTAAGCTGCATTGGATGGCGGTAACTGCTGCTGTGCTGTTTGAAATGGTAGGACCTTCTTGTTACATTATTCATTAAGCCTATCCGATTTGTGTCTATTTTTCAGATTTGATATTTGTCCTCTTTTTCATCTGCAGGTTCAAGGCTGGCACAGGAAGGCCACTTCTTGCGGTTTCCTACTCGTCCCAGTATTGGAGGGCCCATTCGCTCTGCCTAGCTACCTATATGGAGATCCCCTACGTGCACAGCTCTTCATTCCCCTCAACATCAGCTGCCTGTTGAAAGCTGATAGCGACCATCTATTTGAGGGTATAATTCACATTTCCTCAATttcctattttaaaatatacatttttaacaacGGGGCACAACTAGTGAGCCTTCCAGGAACGGGTGTGATGACTTATGGAGGCAAGTCGGTATATGGGTCCAAGAGAAGGTAGACGGGTTGGGCGTTATGTGATGTTGTTTAATTACCCCCCTTTGTTTCAGGATTTGAGCCAGAGAGTTATTTGGAGCGAATGCATTTGTTACAGGAAGTGATTGCATACAGGTAATATTGTTAATGAAGTTCCATTCATCCTATGTCACCCACACTCCCACCACTTACAATATGAATGTACTTTTCCCCTTCTAGGTTTGGTTTCATTCAAGATAAATATACAGCATCTGCGTTCAATTTCCCATCAGAGAATAAACCACAGTATATACATGTAACAGGtgaattaaaaaacaatcaatTTAGTGCCCCCCCCAATGTCCATACTACATGCCCTTTCTAACATGCTCTAACCTGTGTCCTCTCTGTTTTCAGGGGCCGTATTTTTACAATTACCATATTCCAAGCGTAAATATACCTCAGGGCAGCAAAGGAGGCGGAGAAATTCCACCAGCTCTTCCACACAAAGCTTATTTGGGGATGAACGGATTGGGTATAACTGGGCATACAACACTATGCTGACCAAGACTTGGCGGTCTAGTGGCACGGGAGATGAACGCTTTGCTGACCGGCTGCTCAAGGATTTTACAGACTTTTGTGCCAATCGTGACAACAGACTGAGCGCTTTCTGGGCTAGCTGTCTGGAAAAGAGGAACATGAGTGAACCCTAGACGCATCCAAGGAGTAACCTTAATCTTTAACACCAGTGAAGTGTATTGTCTACTGACTTATTCCCTCACACAGGTTGAACGGTGGTGCCTTGTGCTTGGACACTTGCTGCTAGTACTCGCTTCACACAGGTTACTGATGATTTCGGTTTACCTGACCCTGGACGTGGACCATAAAGACATTGGCACTAATCGCTGAATCTTTGCTGGTTGGCATAGTGGTTTGCACTCTTGTGTTTTACTGTTAATATATTTGACTTCTCAGCTTATGTTCAATGATCAatacatcatttttaaaatatcattGTTTAGATTGAAGtttactttaacaaaaaaaaaactttaaattttgACATTATTTCCTGCTTACAATTATATCCCGATTTCCTTAAAAATCCGGCATTTATTTCCCTGAGCTttattcataaaaccatgcactGGAGCATCTCACagacttaactatacattatgtagAGGTTACTTGGCCTTTGAGACGCTCGCTGTCTTGGCTCTGTGTACTTTATGCGAGGTGTAATATTTGATCTTGCCTTAATTCATGGCTTCCCAAATAAACAACATTGTCTTCAAAGACCATCAGCTTAAAAGGCCACTTGATTGTGGTGCTACATCTCTATGTCACTGGATGTGTCCTAAATGGTTTCTTTATTGGACTAAAAGTTAGCTGGTTGGAAGGCGCAAGGGACATTAGTCTTTTCTCTTTTAAAAATGACTGTTGGCTGATAGGACTGGTTTGCTGCATGGAGGCAGGTCCTACTCTTTGTTGTGTCTGCCTCTGCATGTGCAATGCATGCAGAAACAAGTGAGAACCACATGGCAGTGAAGGTGCATTCCAGTCACAGCCTTGCTGCCCACAGTTAGTAGAATCTGATGATGGATCTTATGTGCAAGCCTCAGACTATGGTAACCATACAGTCCgggtatatgtaaaaaaaaaaaaaaaaaaaaatacaatggacCTTGGCCCATTGAAGGGGAACtcccattattttttctttcttagtgGCATAGCTACTCAATCAGTAGGGTACCTCGTAAAAGTGCTTGGTGAAGCAGTGTGCTGGGAAACTTATCTTCAGCATGCAAGAGTGTCCATAGTCTGCGGTAAATCGAGTCTTCACTCCTCGATAGCATCACCTTTTCCTGCAGGACTTCAGACTTAATAGGGCACTACTAGCCTGACGCCCAATATGCAGAAAAGATGGGATGTCAGATGCCTCCTGCGACATTGTTTTACGTGTGATGTATGCGCTGCGCTGTTCTGATTTCCAGAAGCCAGAGGATAATGCATAGGTGACAGTAcatgaaaattatttaattatgggGTCTCAACTAAAGCATTAGGTATTGATCACAAACATAACTCGAAGTTCCCTAGTAAACAGCAAACGTATTCTCTCTATACAAGACTGACCGGTTTTTGTCAAGTGTTAGGGGGCACAGCCATGAGGCTCTTAGTCAGCGACCAACGGTATCAGGAGGGGGCACCAGAAACACAATACTAGGGTGCTACATAAAGGTAGAAGTCCCAGGACCGGCCCTGCCTTTTGCGATAGTATGAGGCTATACAGCCGCACGACTGTGTAGAAGCCTAACCACTACAGCTGCCTATCAGATCTTCTGGGTAAGCATTTCAGAAAGATTTAGGCTCAGACTAAATCGTTCTCATAATCAATgcaatagactgtaagcttgggCACAgggcctctccacctaatgtatcggtttgtgttagtctgtcaattctagttttgccaTACCCCTCAAGCATATGTAaagaagcactgcataaattgttggcagcatataccatatttgctcaattataagatgaccctgattataagacaactcaccaaaatttgaatatttaggaaaaataaacaaaaagcatGAATATAACCATACcatataggggaaaaaaaaaagttttattagtaagcATTACGgtaaattaaagataataataataatacactgcTAACTTAATTTATGCTTTAAACTTTCAGCTATGGCTTCCACTTCGCTTAACAGACCAGGCCAGGCCATATGTTATATGAACAACGTTGTCCTCGTTTTTCAAAATCTCTGCAGAAAATATACCGGCCCGTTATTTTTCACCTTCCCTCGTGGCCCTGGGTCCCCTCCTCGTACATTTGTAGTCCTTCCACAGGCTTTTTGCCCCCCTCCACCTCCATCATGCCGTTATCTTGCCTGCTCCCCCACCCTTGCAGTGCATTGCAGCACTCGGACTGCGCACGCGTGTACGAACTTCTATAAATAGCTCATGACGTCACCTAGAAATATAGACGAAGGCGACGCCCCCCAGCCCCGCCCCCTCATAGTGCGTCCCGGGCTGCAGAGTCGCTAGGAGTAGAGCGCGGAGGCTGAACGGGAGCCTGAGCACCACCTAGCACCGACACCGGGAGCAGCCTGACCTACCAGAGCTACAACCTCAAAGCGGTACTTGACTTACCCGTCCCGTAACAGAATGGCGGACCGGGAACAGCTGTTGCAGAGAGCACGTTTGGCGGAGCAAGCTGAGAGATATGAAGATATGGCGGCAGCTATGAGAGCGGTGAGTATGTCTGGACGTGAAATGAATCGGACACACACGGTATAGGAGGGGCTGGTGGGGACACGGAAAATGCTGCCTCCCCACCCCTGACATCTCACTCGGTCTGGCCATACTGTCTGTGTGATAGAATGAATATCCCTATGTATAGATGTCCATGTCACCTTGTACGTAACATCTGTGCTGTATATAGAGTGTATTTTCTgagtctaaatatatatatatatatatatatatatatatattaaaattaatggcAGTTTTAGTTATTCACAATTATTAAGAAATCCATATGTAGgtgtgttttaaatatatatagatagatagataatgaggATTACCTGTATGCATGTGACATGTTTTGCTGgactgttttttgtgttttgtggtGGATAACGATATGGGGCAGACATATACCTATTTTATTGTGTGTTCACTTACCTGCTATTCTTATTGCAATTTAATACCGTAGTATCTCACTGCTACCACGGcttttagctttataaaataaagttcCCGATTGATAGCTTTGTGTGCTTATGTGCATATGTCAGTTGCTCATAGCGCTTATTAGCATTATTGGTCGTGAATatatgtgaatttatattttatatatttgtggcCGCACAGGTAACTGtaggtagtgtatatatatcacCTATATATGTTACCTTGTACAGAAATCTTTTTGTGCCACACACCTATACTGCTCCTGTCAAGCCATCTATAATGGGGTGCGGGTTCATAAGTAATGAATGGAAATTGTGTTGCAGTGTAGAGTCCACTAAGTATAGCCTTTTGAAGCCATGCTATATGTCCACGTTAACACAATTTGTGGATTAACCATAGTATGTACATGTTGGTGTTCGCTATATGAGGCAGAATGATATCACAGGTAGGGTAGAGCATTGCTGATTGCATGCAAATATGGGAGCAGCATTTGGAATGATGGCACATGACTAGGGCTGCTTCCGCAAAGGGCCACATATTGCATATTAACTTGTATTTTAGTAGCGTCTAAATCTTCAAATCCTCTTTTATGCAGGTCACCGAACATAACGAGCCCCTCTCCAATGAAGATCGTAACCTGCTATCCGTAGCATACAAGAATGTAGTGGGTGCTCGTAGGTCCTCTTGGCGTGTCATCAGTAGCATTGAACAGAAGACATTTCCAGATGGTAATGAGAAGAAGCTGGAGAAAGTGAAAGCGTAcagagagaagatagaggctGAGCTTGAAGGTGTGTGCAATGAAGTGTTGTCTCTTCTTGACAAGTTCCTCATTAAAAATTGCAACGATTTTCAATACGAGAGCAAAGTTTTCTACCTGAAGATGAAGGGTGATTATTACCGTTACCTGTCAGAGGTTGCCTCAGGGGAGAGGAAGAGAACCGTAACAGAGTCGTCTGAGGCTTCATATAAGGAGGCCTTTGAAATTAGCAAGGAGCACATGCAGCCCACTCATCCGATTCGGCTTGGCCTGGCCCTCAACTTTTCTGTCTTCTACTATGAAATACAGGGTGCACCAGAGCAGGCCTGTCTTCTGGCCAAGCAGGCCTTCGATGACGCCATTGCTGAGCTAGACACGCTTAATGAAGACTCCTACAAGGACTCCACCCTCATCATGCAGCTTCTACGAGACAACCTGACCCTGTGGACAAGTGACCAGCAGGATGAAGAGACCGGAGAAGGCAACAATTAGAGGGTTCTGCGTCTTGCTGCTGCCCGTAACTTACCCACTCCCCATCACAACCTGCCACCTACACCGCTCCTGACATGTCCCTGTGCTTATCATATCCGTATCATTGGCACAACTGCTCATATTGCTGCCTACCCGGGGAGACGGGTTCTTGCGGCGTCCTCATGGGCATTGCTGGGTTGAGTTGGCACCTCAGCAGTTTCTCTGGTTACCTTTGCTCTGCGCGGTGGAGGCAAGAAAGCTGCAGTTTGAGAGAGGCGCCCGCACACTCCTTATCGATGGGGCACGTACGGGCTGGAATGATGCAAAGTGGTCCCGTTTTATTCCGTTAAACTCTTTTAAGTTTCAATTTGTGCAGCGTTCCCtgtgcatgtaaaaaaaactcccCACTTCTCTAAATCTACCCCGTCCCCCCAGCCAGGTTCCGTGAAGTAGGATTCTCCGCAGTTCAGGCTGTGACTGATGGTGAACTCAGCGAGGTGGTTGGGGGGTACCTATTTTGTTGGC
The DNA window shown above is from Spea bombifrons isolate aSpeBom1 chromosome 1, aSpeBom1.2.pri, whole genome shotgun sequence and carries:
- the YWHAH gene encoding 14-3-3 protein eta, translating into MADREQLLQRARLAEQAERYEDMAAAMRAVTEHNEPLSNEDRNLLSVAYKNVVGARRSSWRVISSIEQKTFPDGNEKKLEKVKAYREKIEAELEGVCNEVLSLLDKFLIKNCNDFQYESKVFYLKMKGDYYRYLSEVASGERKRTVTESSEASYKEAFEISKEHMQPTHPIRLGLALNFSVFYYEIQGAPEQACLLAKQAFDDAIAELDTLNEDSYKDSTLIMQLLRDNLTLWTSDQQDEETGEGNN